One genomic window of Metopolophium dirhodum isolate CAU chromosome 4, ASM1992520v1, whole genome shotgun sequence includes the following:
- the LOC132942434 gene encoding UDP-glucosyltransferase 2-like, producing MNASWCIAMIAVGVLTSGRLPYPAADGARILAMMPIAAKSHWNVVDSVLQTLVARGHHVTAITPFPKKSLVANYTELDMSRLMPSGVSVPWDTVLGECSVHNNLPFLSGRHKDMCRAVYEHDDFWRIIGTNKYDLFITELLASSCDAYVSYYLQIPQIVIVSSHVHTWYHHTFGSHMNPAHVSTYHAPFAVPKNFIERMVNTYDYLYSHMVFKWVDRESTVIGRKYFGSDAPDADTLMKNTSLVFINGHYTVDLAKPLLPNFVNIGGIHLVQPKPLPKDIEQYINDSPNGVIFFTLGSVIQLETAPAYLQKAFVGALAEIPQRVLWKYDVPDIGDLPQNVKIGKWFPQRDILEHKNVKLFISHGGMSGIYEAIDSGIPVLGIPLFFDQSHNIANIAHWGAGIMLDHKTLTKDIFVNAIKEMITNYDKYKFKAMELSRRFKDRPNTPKEEVIYWTEYVIKHKGAHHLKTAALKLSWYQYFLIDILITIVLISLVSLSVIFLLLKAIKNRIDNLSKTKKE from the exons ATGAACGCGTCCTGGTGCATCGCGATGATAGCGGTCGGCGTACTAACGTCGGGACGACTGCCCTACCCCGCAGCGGACGGCGCCCGAATCCTGGCCATGATGCCGATCGCAGCCAAGAGCCACTGGAACGTGGTGGACTCGGTGTTGCAGACGCTAGTGGCCCGTGGACACCACGTGACGGCCATCACTCCGTTCCCAAAGAAGTCACTGGTGGCCAATTACACGGAACTGGACATGTCGCGTCTGATGCCGTCGGGCGTCAGCGTGCCGTGGGACACGGTCTTGGGCGAATGTTCGGTGCACAACAACCTGCCGTTTCTCTCGGGTCGTCACAAGGACATGTGCCGGGCGGTGTACGAGCACGACGACTTCTGGCGCATAATTGGAACGAACAA atatgATCTGTTCATCACCGAACTACTAGCTTCGTCGTGTGATGCATATgtgtcatattatttacaaataccaCAGATAGTCATTGTTTCGAGCCATGTTCATACATGGTACCATCATACGTTCGGTAGTCACATGAACCCTGCACACGTTTCCACGTACCACGCACCGTTCGCAGTACCCAAAAACTTCATAGAGAGAATGGTGAACACATACGATTACTTGTACTCACACATGGTGTTCAAATGGGTCGACAGGGAATCGACGGTTATCGGTCGAAAATATTTCGGTTCCGACGCACCAGATGCCGACACCTTAATGAAAAATACGTCATTAGTGTTTATCAATGGACATTATACAGTGGACTTGGCTAAGCCTCTGTTACCTAATTTCGTGAACATAGGTGGAATTCATTTAGTACAGCCAAAACCGTTGCCCAAA gaTATTGAACAGTATATCAATGATTCTCCGAATGGTGTTATATTCTTTACGTTAGGATCTGTAATTCAGTTGGAAACAGCACCAGCGTATTTGCAGAAAGCGTTCGTTGGAGCATTGGCAGAAATACCACAAAGAGTACTGTGGAAGTACGACGTTCCAGATATAGGAGACTTaccacaaaatgtaaaaataggGAAATGGTTTCCACAAAGAGATATTTTAG aacaTAAGAATGTCAAATTGTTTATATCTCATGGTGGTATGTCTGGGATCTATGAAGCCATAGATAGTGGAATACCTGTACTTGGTATACCTCTATTTTTCGATCAATCACACAACATTGCTAACATAGCTCATTGGGGTGCAGGCATAATGTTAGATCACAAAACGTTGACCAAAGATATATTTGTGAATGCTATCAAAGAAATGATCACTAACTATGACAA gtacaaattCAAAGCGATGGAACTTTCTAGAAGATTTAAGGATCGACCGAATACACCAAAAGAAGAAGTAATATATTGGACAGAATATGTCATCAAACACAAAGGCGCACATCATTTAAAAACAGCTGCCCTAAAATTGTCTtggtatcaatattttttaattgatattctAATTACCATTGTATTAATTTCTTTAGTTAGTTTAagtgttatttttcttttattaaaggCTATTAAAAATCGTATcgataatttaagtaaaacaaaaaaagaatga
- the LOC132943585 gene encoding uncharacterized protein LOC132943585 has protein sequence MHFMFVFLNVHFTMTVVYGAQIFAFVPIYGQSHWNVMDAVLQTLVSAGHNVTVITPFIKKEKIENYTQIDSSSYMIRSASAPFKYVVGSDGIQYLIQTHLTSCEAIYKRKDFWTVLESKKYDLFVTQLLGSGCDSYIAYKLQVPMIAVTSSSMQTWLNGEFGNPLITSYTSTLNVAIASPKTFWDRFLNTYDYVHSISQSWWYNRNATVIGRTYFGKDVPDSYELMKKISLIFVNSHFSFNLPRPWMPNLIEIGGIHVNDPKPLPKDIQQFIDDAPEGVIYFSFGSTVKMDSLPAKMQISLQEAFSELPQRILWKYDGEVMENQPNNVMIKKWFPQRDIMAHSKLKLFIYHGGLSGINEAIINQVPILGIPLFSDQHRNIANAVSLGMGLSLDYKTIDKKSVLAATKEIINNKKYKQNVQELYQLFKDRPMSPKALVAYWTEYVIKNNGTEHMNSASNDMIWYQYHPLDVILVIILVLISLLAIVLYISIIITCYIVKCVHLKQIKTEMKYVGLLLLAVLGALSATDGANILGVFPINGRSHWVVYESLMKALAARGHNVTVITAFPQKSPLANYTDVDVSGTLPSAVNTVGIEMVLKYLASVFANQWFIADHQMNICRKTQKLPEVQALLQSGIKFDAVFTEIFGADCDVGYAYHFKAPLLSVMSSSHLPWSYDRVGGPDNPSYIPTIVTRAAGKMNFKERMINTLYYIYFKIAWKYYSEWPANELLKENFGPDTPHINEIVYNTSMVFVNGHFSLDGPRPLVPNMVEIGGIHVKPPRPIPKDILKFIEDSPNGVMFFTFGSLIRISTLPPNVLQMFKDVFAKLPIRVLWKYEEEMPDKPDNVYISKWMPQRDILSHPKVRLFMTHGGLLGIIEAVHSAVPVVGIPFFFDQPRNILKLVQQGSGIILDYESMTNDILYNAITTIVNNNSYAINANKLAKRFKDRPLNATETAVYWTEYVIRHKGAKHLRTAAVGMPWWKYYLVDVIGFILLIIFVVLYLIYFVLKAIYKKLFKKTVVPKKKEKKN, from the exons atgcatttcatgttcgtttttttaaatgtacactTTACAATGACTGTTGTTTATGGAGCTCAAATATTCGCTTTCGTGCCGATATACGGACAGAGTCATTGGAACGTTATGGATGCTGTATTACAAACTCTCGTGTCAGCTGGCCACAATGTTACCGTTATAACtccttttataaaaaaagaaaaaattgaaaactatacGCAG ATAGATTCGTCTTCCTACATGATACGGTCGGCGTCGGCACCGTTCAAGTACGTAGTTGGATCTGAcggtattcaatatttaatccAAACACATCTCACTTCATGCGAAGCTATTTATAAGCGTAAAGACTTCTGGACCGTGCTCGAGTCCAAAAAATATGACCTTTTCGTCACACAGTTGTTGGGCTCGGGTTGTGATTCGTACATAGCCTACAAACTACAAGTGCCGATGATCGCCGTTACTTCATCTTCCATGCAGACGTG GTTGAACGGCGAATTTGGCAATCCTTTGATTACTTCGTACACGTCCACATTAAACGTAGCGATAGCGAGTCCTAAAACATTTTGGGATCGTTTTTTAAACACTTACGATTACGTACATTCGATTAGTCAAAGTTGGTGGTACAATCGCAATGCAACGGTAATTGGGAGAACTTATTTCGGCAAAGACGTGCCGGATTCTTACGagctaatgaaaaaaatatcattaatattcgtCAACAGCCATTTCTCTTTCAACCTACCCAGACCTTGGATGCCAAATCTTATAGAAATCGGAGGTATTCACGTAAATGATCCTAAACCATTGCCAAaa gatatacaacaatttattgaCGACGCTCCAGAAGGGGTAATATATTTCTCATTTGGTTCCACTGTAAAAATGGATTCACTTCCTGCGAAAATGCAAATTTCGTTACAAGAGGCATTTTCTGAACTACCACAACGGATACTGTGGAAGTATGATGGTGAAGTAATGGAAAACCAACCAAACAATGTTATGATCAAGAAATGGTTTCCCCAAAGAGACATAATGG cacattcaaaattaaaactatttatttaccaTGGTGGGTTGTCTGGTATAAATGAAGCCATAATCAATCAAGTACCTATACTTGGCATACCATTATTTAGCGACCAACATAGAAACATAGCGAACGCAGTATCCTTGGGAATGGGTTTAAGTCTAGACTATAAAACAATCGATAAAAAATCAGTTCTAGCTGCTACTAAAGAaataatcaataacaaaaa gtacaaacaaaATGTTCAAGAGTTGTATCAGTTGTTTAAAGATCGACCAATGTCTCCAAAAGCGCTGGTTGCATATTGGACCgagtatgtaattaaaaataatggaacTGAACACATGAATTCTGCATCAAACGATATGATTTGGTATCAGTATCATCCGTTAGATGTTATATTGgtcataatattagttttaataagtttattagccattgtattgtatatttcaataataattacatgttatatagttaaatgtgttcatttgaaacaaattaaaactgaa ATGAAGTACGTCGGGCTGCTCCTGTTGGCCGTCCTGGGCGCGCTGTCCGCCACTGACGGCGCCAACATCCTAGGCGTGTTCCCCATCAACGGCCGCAGCCACTGGGTGGTGTACGAGAGCCTGATGAAGGCCCTGGCGGCGCGTGGCCACAACGTGACGGTGATCACGGCGTTCCCGCAGAAATCGCCGCTGGCCAACTACACGGACGTCGACGTGTCTGGGACGTTGCCGTCCGCGGTGAACACGGTCGGCATCGAAATGGTGCTTAAATACCTGGCCAGTGTGTTCGCTAACCAATGGTTCATCGCTGACCATCAAATGAATATCTGTCGGAAGACCCAGAAGCTGCCCGAGGTGCAAGCGCTACTCCAAAGCGGCATCAAGTTCGATGCG gttTTCACAGAAATATTTGGAGCTGATTGTGATGTTGGATATGCTTACCATTTCAAGGCACCCCTATTGTCCGTTATGTCCAGCTCACATCTGCCTTGGAGCTACGACCGTGTGGGTGGCCCAGACAACCCGTCGTACATACCAACGATCGTAACAAGAGCCGCTGGAAAGATGAACTTTAAAGAACGTATGATCAACACTTTGTActatatatactttaaaatagcGTGGAAGTATTACAGTGAGTGGCCAGCAAATGAACTGTTGAAAGAGAACTTTGGACCGGACACACCTCACATCAACGAAATAGTTTACAACACTTCCATGGTGTTTGTCAACGGCCACTTTTCCTTGGACGGACCACGGCCTCTAGTTCCCAACATGGTGGAAATTGGTGGCATACATGTTAAACCCCCCAGACCCATACCCAAG GACATATTGAAGTTCATCGAAGACTCACCGAATGGAGTTATGTTTTTCACGTTTGGGTCTCTTATTCGTATATCTACACTACCACCAAATGTATTGCAAATGTTTAAGGATGTATTCGCAAAATTACCTATCAGAGTCTTGTGGAAATACGAAGAAGAAATGCCAGACAAACCTGATAACGTTTACATAAGCAAATGGATGCCTCAAAGAGACATTTTGA gtcATCCAAAAGTACGACTGTTTATGACCCACGGTGGATTGTTAGGGATCATAGAAGCTGTACATTCGGCGGTACCTGTCGTAGGCATTCCATTTTTCTTCGATCAAcctagaaatatattaaaactggTACAACAAGGTTCAGGTATTATATTGGACTATGAATCTATGACGAATGATATTCTATACAACGCTATTACGACAATAGTTAACAATAACAG TTACGCAATAAATGCGAACAAACTAGCAAAACGGTTCAAAGACAGACCATTGAACGCAACCGAAACGGCCGTCTACTGGACAGAGTACGTAATAAGACACAAAGGGGCGAAACATTTGAGAACCGCGGCCGTTGGAATGCCTTGGTGGAAGTATTACTTAGTAGATGTCATCGGTTTCATCTTGCTCATCATTTTTGTTGTATTGTATCTAATTTACTTTGTGCTCAAAGCTATCTACAAGAAATTATTCAAGAAGACCGTGGTACCCAAaaagaaagaaaagaaaaattga